In Oryza sativa Japonica Group chromosome 11, ASM3414082v1, the following are encoded in one genomic region:
- the LOC4350768 gene encoding F-box only protein 7 — MEMCSREEIMDLCPQNMCCVIPQVLPKQLCLPPCSTKEELRTILTETTAREFSDLPHDILMDIIAMLEIPDALRAASVCSSWRSVHIKLHNLGKYKRPQTPCFLYTSQSIGENIACLYSLAEKRTYKLTLPEPPISRRYLLGSSDGWLVTADERSEMHILNTITGEQIALPSVITINQVTPIFNRKGELCKYRYSRHTAEGVTESPMTLPLDKLRYFFHCKAFVFYDKFVRSYIVVLIHDPHKQISFARLEHDKWTWLPPHLGIHDCAYKDGLLYAVTSFGEIFSFDLDATVITAKVIMGRTKEYACERIYIVHAPCGDLLQVWKPQEGNGNWVDEITGFPALVSNTQNTRIFRVDTVAKKLVQIFSLDDHVLFIGNNQSSCLGVCEYPQLKANHVYFTDDFECLSSKSMWGLRLDIGVLNLEDKSIDEIVAPRLFLKCRAPVFLVPNPSMMNSTLHG, encoded by the coding sequence ATGGAGATGTGCAGCAGAGAGGAGATTATGGATTTGTGCCCCCAAAACATGTGCTGTGTAATTCCCCAAGTTTTGCCTAAGCAGCTATGCCTTCCTCCCTGTTCAACAAAGGAGGAACTTCGGACGATACTGACCGAAACTACGGCTCGCGAATTTTCAGACCTGCCACATGATATCCTGATGGATATCATTGCCATGTTGGAGATCCCTGATGCCCTGCGTGCGGCTTCAGTCTGCTCCTCGTGGCGCTCCGTGCATATCAAACTGCACAACCTTGGAAAGTACAAACGACCTCAGACGCCGTGTTTCCTCTACACTTCTCAATCTATTGGTGAAAACATCGCTTGCCTCTACAGCCTTGCAGAGAAGAGGACCTACAAGTTAACTCTGCCCGAGCCACCCATCAGTAGGAGGTATCTGCTTGGGTCTTCAGATGGCTGGCTGGTTACCGCTGATGAGAGGTCTGAGATGCACATTCTTAATACGATCACCGGTGAACAGATCGCTCTTCCGTCAGTGATAACCATCAACCAGGTGACGCCCATTTTCAACCGCAAAGGCGAGCTCTGCAAATATCGTTACTCACGGCACACAGCGGAGGGTGTTACTGAGTCACCCATGACGCTTCCTCTTGACAAACTACGGTACTTCTTCCATTGCAAGGCCTTTGTATTCTACGATAAATTCGTACGAAGCTATATTGTGGTGCTCATTCATGATCCACATAAACAGATCTCATTTGCTAGATTAGAACATGACAAGTGGACATGGCTGCCACCACACTTGGGAATTCATGACTGCGCCTACAAGGATGGCCTACTGTATGCAGTGACGTCATTTGGGGAAATCTTCTCGTTTGATCTCGACGCCACTGTGATCACAGCAAAGGTAATTATGGGCAGGACAAAGGAGTATGCGTGTGAGAGAATTTATATTGTTCATGCTCCATGTGGTGATCTGCTGCAAGTTTGGAAACCACAGGAGGGGAATGGTAATTGGGTTGATGAAATCACTGGCTTTCCAGCTCTTGTGAGCAACACTCAGAACACAAGAATATTTAGAGTTGACACTGTGGCTAAAAAGCTGGTGCAAATATTTAGCTTGGATGACCATGTGTTGTTTATTGGGAATAACCAGTCATCTTGTCTTGGTGTTTGTGAGTACCCACAGCTGAAGGCAAATCATGTGTATTTTACAGATGATTTCGAGTGCTTGTCCTCCAAGAGCATGTGGGGTCTCCGCCTTGATATTGGAGTCCTTAACCTGGAAGATAAGAGCATCGATGAAATTGTAGCACCTCGGCTTTTCCTCAAGTGTCGAGCTCCTGTGTTTCTCGTACCGAATCCTAGCATGATGAATTCAACTCTCCACGGTTAG
- the LOC4350770 gene encoding uncharacterized protein has protein sequence MHILNPITGEQIALPSVITINQVTPIFNHKGVLCKYRYSRHTAEGVTDSPMTLPLDKLRYFFHCKAFVFYDKSVKSYIVVLIHNPCEQLSFARLGYDKWTWLPPHLRFQDCTYKDGLLYAVTSLGEIFAFDLNTTVITAKIIMDRTKEYSRERIYIVQAPWGDLLQVWRPPQGDGRGYDEITGRSALVSNTGRTKLYRVDTLAKELVEISDLGDHVLFMGNNQTYCLCAKEYPLLKANHIYFTDDSECLALRTLWGFRLDIGLLNLRDKSVEEIVSPRLWLKCRAPVLLVPNPRKMNSTCHN, from the coding sequence ATGCACATTCTTAATCCGATCACCGGTGAACAGATCGCTCTTCCGTCTGTGATAACCATCAACCAGGTGACGCCCATTTTCAACCACAAAGGCGTGCTCTGCAAATATCGTTACTCACGGCACACAGCGGAGGGTGTTACCGACTCACCCATGACGCTTCCTCTTGACAAACTGCGGTACTTCTTCCATTGCAAGGCCTTTGTATTTTATGATAAATCTGTAAAAAGCTATATTGTGGTGCTCATCCATAACCCATGTGAGCAGCTCTCATTTGCTAGATTAGGATATGACAAGTGGACATGGCTGCCACCACACTTGAGATTTCAGGATTGCACCTACAAGGATGGCCTATTGTATGCAGTGACGTCATTGGGGGAAATTTTCGCGTTTGATCTCAACACCACTGTGATCACAGCAAAGATAATCATGGACAGGACAAAGGAGTATTCGCGTGAGAGAATTTATATTGTTCAGGCTCCATGGGGTGATCTGTTGCAAGTTTGGAGACCACCACAAGGAGATGGGCGTGGGTATGATGAAATTACTGGCCGTTCAGCTCTTGTGAGCAACACTGGGAGGACAAAATTATATAGAGTTGATACTCTGGCTAAAGAGCTAGTGGAAATAAGTGACCTGGGTGACCATGTATTGTTTATGGGGAATAACCAAACTTATTGTCTTTGTGCAAAGGAATACCCACTGTTGAAGGCAAACCATATATATTTTACAGATGATTCTGAGTGCTTGGCACTCAGAACCCTGTGGGGTTTCCGTCTTGATATTGGACTCCTTAACTTGAGAGATAAGAGTGTGGAGGAAATTGTATCCCCTCGGCTTTGGTTGAAGTGTCGCGCTCCTGTGTTGCTTGTACCGAATCCTCGGAAGATGAATTCCACTTGTCACAATTAG